AGGATACAGACCCTTAAAAAGTTGAGTCTTGGGTCTGTCGACCCGACGAAAAACCAAGGCTAGCCCTCCAACGGTCGTGAAAAAGCCGAGAATCACTCCCCGCCAAAATCGCGTGGTGGATTTTGGAACTTCGAGTGCCTTGACATGTCTTTTGGTAACATGTAAAAGGCCTTTTCCCCTGCGGATAAATTTGAGAAGACAATATCCGCCGGACTGTTTCAGGAGGAGAGCATGGACATAGTGGCGAATATTCCAGCGCCGGACGAGTGCGCATCAAAGATATTTAATTACAGTGGACAGAAGTATGAGCAGGAAATAGCGTCGGAACTTTGGCTTAAAATCTTACAGCACAAATGGTTCCTGTCCGAAAAACTGGGCAGGGACGCAGGCATAAAAGTGGCCTGTCTGGACTACATCGAAAACGTTGAGGTCATATACGCAAAACAGATAGATGAAGATCGGGTCAGTACCCTGAGAGAGCTGGGCGCTCAACTGGTGGATAGATCGATATGGGACACCATTTCAGAATCGCAACCTCCAAAGCAAATCATAGAGAAGAGGGTCATCCTCCCGCTCACTGAAGTGAATCTTGCTGAAAAACATGGGGTTACACCGCCAAAGACCATAATCTTCTTTGGCCCGCCCGGAACCGGAAAGACGCATTTCGTCAAAGCGATAGCCGGCGTTCTTAACTGGTGGTTTGTCGAGGCGAGTCCAAGCGATTTGATGTCAGACGGACAGGACCGCCTGGGCAAAAATCTGAAAAACTTGATGGAAAAGGCCGGTCGGATGGAAGACGCTGTGATATTCATTGATGAATTTGAAGAAATTGCGGGAACCCGCGATCAGGCGTCACGAATCGACAAATCAATAACAAATGAATTCCTTAAGCAGGTGCCGTTATTCAAGAGACAGCCTGGAAAGCGATTGCTCGTTTGCGCGACAAATTATATCCGCGAACTTGATGGAGCATTGTTGAGGCCGGGCCGGTTTGATCTGATCATACCCGTGGGTGGGTTGGACATGGAGGGACAGAGAACCATATTCGAGCATTACCTGTCCAAAACGAACTCAGGTGAAGTCGATATTGACAAGCTCGTCTCCTTGATGCCGCTATTTACCCCTGCGGATATAGAATATTTGTTCCAGAAAGTCACTCAAAAGGCTTTTGAAAGGGAACTTAAGACCGGTTCGGACTATCGTTTGAATACGGAAATTTTTCTGGAGGTCTTACTCGAAGTGAAGCCATCTCTGACAGAAGAGATTGCGGCGGAGTTCCAACGAGACTGCAGGGATTTTACCAGGCATTAGAATCACATTTAGAACCAATCGGTGGAGACATTCCAATTTCTCCACCGGTTGGTTCTATTATCAAAATACGGGGTCGCTTCTCACTGTGGGCACTCGGTCTTGGTTCCAACCACACCACCATTTTTCTCACATTCGCCTCTGGTAGCGTCAACGCATTCCCCAGACTTGTTTTTGCACTTGTATATCTCACACTCATAAGACGGATAATTCACTTCATTTCCCCCGGATGCGGAACACTGTTCCCTGCTGGTGAGAGTGACGGTTCCGCCCTTGCAGCAATTGATTTTGGCGCACTGTTGAGCGCAATCAGTTACTTCAGTTCCCCCGGCTGCGACGCATTCGGAGCGGGACTTTTGAGTACATGACCCATCAATACAACAATTCACCTGGATCAAATCGTCCAACTTCTTGTTCAGAGTGTCTATGCTCTCGTTATATTTCCCGGTAAATTTGGATTTTTCAAGATTCAGATCACTTAGCGCACTGTCGTACTTGAGTCTCAACTGAACCAGAAAAGCCTCAGCTCCCGCCTTTTGTCTCAGAAGATTGTTAAGTGACTGTGTCAATCCTGTGCGTTGCTGTTCCGTCGCGTTTGAAATCGCTTCGTCAAGTTTGACTATCTGAGCGTCGATGTTCGCAAGTTGAGCCTCATAGCCGCTGATCTGTTGCGCAAATCCCTGCGCGCCCTGACCGCCGACTCGGTCTAACTCTTCAACGCCCAGACTCATTAAGTTCTGTAATCTGGAGATCTGGCTCTGCAAACTGGCTATCTCAGCGGCGTTGTCCTGAGCGATAACCGGCGCCGTAAAAAAAAGAGTGAAAGTGACCAAGGACGCCACGGTTATACTAAGAATTCTCATGACCCTGTTCCTCCGGAGAAGGTTATTGACGCTCCACAGCTACGGTACATAAGGCGTACACAACTTGTTGGAGCTGGAACTCTAGAATGCGTGAGTCCATAAGGGTCGGATTATCACATTGAAACAGGCTGTCAAGATATTTATAATGCAAATAGATAGATGTGCAGATAAATAGATCGGATAGATTATATTTTTTGGAGGCGAGATCTGTTGTTTAGTTCAAAACATACCGTAAATTTTATATTTTTTCCTCCCTGTTCGTTTAGCTTCATAGAGAGCGATGTCCGAGCGTTCGATCAATTGTCTGGCGGATTTTGCGTCATTAGGAAAGCACGCCACGCCTATGGATACAGTAAGAGGTCCCGACTCGGCCGTTCTGGGTAATCCTCGAGCCATGGTCGATATTTCATTCATAAGCCTGTCACACAGAGTCTCCGCCATTTCTTTGCCGGCGCCGGGGAAGATTATTGCAAACTCTTCCCCGCCATATCTAGTGACTATGTCATATCCTCTGCACGCTGACTTGAATGCCTGGGCAATTTTTACCAGCGCCTCGTCTCCCATCTGATGCCCAAATGAATCATTAAATTCCTTGAAATGATCCACGTCTATCATCAGGAGACAAAATGGGGCCTGCTGTCTTGAAGCCTTTATGATTTCGAGTTTCAACGCCTCATCAAAGAACCTGCGGTTGTAAACACCGGTCAAGGCGTCTTCATAGGACATCTCCAGATAACGTTCCCGTTCTTTGGCCAGGGATTTCAGTTCAATGTGCCTTATCGTCTTGATTAAGGCCACCTGGATTTGTTCCACGCTAAACGGCTTGATTAAATAGTCAACGGCCCCTCCGTTTATGCAATCCAGAGCGTTTTCCACCGACCCGTAACCGGTGATCACGATGACTTCCGTGTCATCATTTAACGCTTTAATGCGCTTAAGGAGAGTGAGGCCGTCCATGGCCGGCATCTTCAGATCTGTGACCACCAGATCATATTTCTTGGTGGCCACTCGTTCGAGGGCGTCATACGGATGGCTACTCCAGTCGACATCATGACCCAATCGTTCGACGCAACTCAACATGAACTGCCCCACTTCAGGATCATCATCTACTACTAGTACGGAATACCTGGTTCTCTTGTTGGCTGAATCGAGCAAGCTATTCAATTTGACGCCCCGTTGAAAGTGCCTAATTAGAAGTTTAGTCGCAGTTGAATCGCCTCATGTGCCCATTTCCCAGGAATTGAGATATTCCACCTGCTCAGGTGTCAAAGTGTCTATTTTGACTCCCATGGACGCAAGTTTTAACCGCGCAATCTCGTTGTCGATATCATCCGGGAGTTTGTAAACTTTCTTGGTTAGTTTTGACGCCTGTTGAACAAGGTACTCGGACGCCAGGGCCTGGTTGGCGAAGCTCATATCCATGACACTTGAAGGATGACCCTCGGCCGCCGCCAAATTGATTAGTCGGCCTTCTCCGAGAAGAGTTATCCGCCTACCGTCGGACATGGTAAATTCTTCTACAAAGTCCCTGATAATTCTTCTGGAAACAGCCATCTTCTCAAGGGATTCTATATCAATCTCAACATTGAAGTGCCCCGAATTGGCCACGATGGCGCCATCCTTCATCAATT
This Desulfomonilaceae bacterium DNA region includes the following protein-coding sequences:
- a CDS encoding DUF4032 domain-containing protein gives rise to the protein MDIVANIPAPDECASKIFNYSGQKYEQEIASELWLKILQHKWFLSEKLGRDAGIKVACLDYIENVEVIYAKQIDEDRVSTLRELGAQLVDRSIWDTISESQPPKQIIEKRVILPLTEVNLAEKHGVTPPKTIIFFGPPGTGKTHFVKAIAGVLNWWFVEASPSDLMSDGQDRLGKNLKNLMEKAGRMEDAVIFIDEFEEIAGTRDQASRIDKSITNEFLKQVPLFKRQPGKRLLVCATNYIRELDGALLRPGRFDLIIPVGGLDMEGQRTIFEHYLSKTNSGEVDIDKLVSLMPLFTPADIEYLFQKVTQKAFERELKTGSDYRLNTEIFLEVLLEVKPSLTEEIAAEFQRDCRDFTRH
- a CDS encoding diguanylate cyclase translates to MNSLLDSANKRTRYSVLVVDDDPEVGQFMLSCVERLGHDVDWSSHPYDALERVATKKYDLVVTDLKMPAMDGLTLLKRIKALNDDTEVIVITGYGSVENALDCINGGAVDYLIKPFSVEQIQVALIKTIRHIELKSLAKERERYLEMSYEDALTGVYNRRFFDEALKLEIIKASRQQAPFCLLMIDVDHFKEFNDSFGHQMGDEALVKIAQAFKSACRGYDIVTRYGGEEFAIIFPGAGKEMAETLCDRLMNEISTMARGLPRTAESGPLTVSIGVACFPNDAKSARQLIERSDIALYEAKRTGRKKYKIYGMF